The following coding sequences are from one Selenomonas sputigena ATCC 35185 window:
- a CDS encoding glycosyltransferase gives MNKEKREEAMKDQEIQPQNEVVQDAKKIAVIVARQGEELPQDLLMSIRLLEQPEGFTMELVEVEGKAGMAAAYGQAMEASAAKYKVYLDERVRILDSHLLVRIVHLFETHVDLGVLGISGTKLLPPDGIAFHSTRRIGALRLAEGARTVSWGRVLGEMENVLAVDGFLMATQVDLPWREDLFHGAAFFDAAQCLEFRRQGLRSAVLGQDEPLVEFLGESFPADEAGRRAFLEEYATEALPLVSILIPTHERPEFFKLALESALAQTYRHIEIIISDNSSDDCTEELMRGYADDARIHYVHDSSLSLRQNWLRPLERANGEYLAYLFDDDLYAPEKIERMADALSMEDGIAFVTSHRRVIDEEGNFVDDPAVDPLPVEETSRIPGELAIYGLLEKQANFIGEFTTVLLPRRMKEIVHEILRREPPSVLPDVECWLRLLEEGDLLYIVDTLSYFRKHEGQEGAALAVQIEGARAWAQLLRERAARESGMRRKKMFEQADLIEMVLRARRR, from the coding sequence ATGAATAAGGAAAAGAGGGAAGAGGCGATGAAGGATCAGGAAATCCAGCCTCAGAACGAAGTCGTGCAGGACGCGAAGAAGATCGCCGTCATTGTCGCACGCCAAGGAGAGGAACTTCCTCAGGACCTCCTGATGTCGATTCGCCTATTGGAACAGCCGGAAGGCTTTACGATGGAACTCGTCGAGGTCGAGGGAAAGGCGGGCATGGCGGCAGCATACGGACAGGCGATGGAAGCGAGTGCCGCGAAGTACAAGGTCTATCTCGATGAGCGCGTGCGCATTCTGGACTCGCATCTCTTGGTGCGCATCGTCCACCTCTTTGAAACGCACGTCGATCTCGGCGTACTCGGTATCTCAGGCACGAAGCTCCTGCCGCCCGACGGCATCGCCTTTCATTCGACGAGACGCATCGGCGCCCTCCGGCTAGCCGAAGGTGCGCGTACGGTGTCCTGGGGGCGGGTGCTCGGCGAGATGGAGAACGTGCTCGCCGTCGATGGCTTCCTCATGGCGACGCAGGTCGATCTGCCGTGGCGCGAGGATCTCTTTCATGGAGCGGCTTTCTTCGATGCGGCGCAGTGTTTGGAGTTCCGTCGCCAAGGGCTGCGCTCGGCCGTGCTTGGCCAGGATGAGCCGCTCGTGGAGTTCCTTGGTGAAAGTTTTCCTGCCGATGAGGCGGGAAGGCGAGCCTTCCTCGAAGAGTATGCGACGGAGGCGCTGCCGCTCGTGAGCATACTTATCCCGACGCATGAGCGGCCGGAGTTCTTCAAGCTCGCGCTGGAAAGCGCGCTCGCGCAGACGTATCGCCACATCGAGATCATCATCAGCGACAACAGCAGCGATGATTGTACGGAAGAGCTCATGCGGGGGTATGCCGATGATGCGCGCATACACTATGTACATGATTCGAGCCTTTCCCTGCGTCAGAATTGGCTGCGCCCGCTGGAAAGAGCAAACGGCGAGTATCTTGCCTACCTTTTCGATGATGATCTCTATGCGCCTGAGAAGATCGAGCGCATGGCGGATGCGCTGAGCATGGAAGACGGTATTGCCTTTGTGACCTCGCATCGCCGCGTTATTGACGAGGAGGGGAACTTTGTCGACGATCCTGCTGTCGATCCGCTGCCTGTTGAGGAGACATCGCGTATTCCGGGCGAGTTGGCAATTTACGGCCTCTTGGAGAAGCAGGCGAACTTCATCGGCGAGTTCACGACGGTTTTGCTGCCACGCAGGATGAAGGAAATCGTGCATGAGATATTGCGCAGGGAACCTCCGAGTGTATTGCCTGACGTCGAGTGCTGGCTGCGGCTCTTGGAGGAGGGAGATCTCCTCTATATCGTTGATACGCTCAGCTATTTTCGCAAGCATGAAGGGCAGGAGGGCGCCGCCCTAGCCG